The genome window TTCGATCAAGAAATGTGATGAAAAACCATGAGTTCTTGAATTATGTCAACTCCAAGAGATGTAGTTGAGGAGTTGGAGGTGGGTGCGAGAGAGTGAGAGGCATTAGATTAGCTGATGATGTTTATCACTTTTTAAGGGAAAGTGGATGTGCAAGATAACATTATCACCCAATATCCAATTGCTATGAAGTGGAATCCGACAAGTGCCTGGTATATGATGGAAAATATTAGAAGTTTTCAATATTGAAGAAGAAATACTGTTCTTGTTGGAGTAAACGTGTTGCACATTGAAATTTCTTTTATTGTTTCTTAGAATTGATAGAACTCATAATTCTGTAGTTGTCATTGATGGTAATTTTTCTAGCACTGGTTAGGTAATTGTAAGTTTCTCCATGTTATTAAAAATGGGATAATTGGAGGACCATTGTGTTTTGTGTGGTCTTGGTTTGTTTCATGTATTTGAGTGATGCTGAATGGATCAGACCACTTTTCTGGTAACACTTCGTTTTCGGGTTGAGTTTGTTCACTCGTGTGTTTGAATCTTGTTATGGATTTTAGCTATGGGGTTGTGATTCATCCATGATTGGTCTTTCAACCAAAAGTGGGTTTCAGTCTAGTTTTGATTGGACTAGAAATCTGTCAATGTATGACTAGTAATGGGGTTGTGATTCATCCATAGTTTGTGCTTCAACCAAAAATGGGTTTCGGTCTAGTTTTGATTGGACTAGCAATCTGTCGATGTATGACTAATAGTGTCTATGAATAATTATTACTGCGTACTAATTTGACATCACTTAATTTTTTATTGTGTAATGTAATAACTTTTTATTGTCAATAATGCAAATATTGCCTCCCAACGTATGCTATATGTAGGTCTAGTTTGTGGAGTTAAGAAAGGCTGATGTGAATCTTTAATTCTGGTGTATTGCTTTTGATGTTATCTGTAATTTCAAGCATCTTTTTGCATTCTATATTTTTTGTCCCAGCTTTAGTTGGAAAAATTTTGGAGTAGCTCTGAAGTGTAGAGTTTATTGAGGTCACCCTTAGGGAGTGATTTGAAACTTTGAATGAAGTATAACCCATGTTAATTATCTTTGCTTCCCATGAACTTGGATGTGGGAATTGCATTCCATAACTTATGGGATGGGTTACATCAATTGCTCTTATGCATGGAAACTTTTCAGTTTAATTgttactaaaaagaaaaaaaccatgAAGGAATTCATGAATTCTTGTGGCTTCACTCAAAGTCACAGGTGATCATTATTCTTTCCCTCCCTTGATcctgtctcctcttcctctcctcccttcTTTTctatcctcttccttttcctcctccccTCTTTCTTGTGTTGGTGCCCCTATGCAAGTGGCAATCTCCCATTGTGACTTTCTACCTCTTCTTTGTTCTCTTTTCCTCTCCTTATAAAGATCATTACTCAAATCTTTTAGCCTATAGTAAACCTATATAAATGCCTTGATATTATCCCATTTGGTTGCCTAGATGGCTAGAACCAAGGTTTTCTAATGTTGCAGGATGAGTAAAAGCAGGTCTTCAAACTGACGTTAGATAGCCTTATAAGCATGGATACTCCAAAATGCAAAACTAAAATATCTGGAACATAAATCTCACTAAGACTCCATATATAACTAGAATGTCAATGGTTGAGATATTACCGAACcacttaaataaattattaacgATGATATCTTTGCGCCAGCTATCCTCTAAATGTTGGAATTTCATATGGTGCCATGAGGGTTGAACTGTGGATCTTGGAGAAAAATTCTCAGTTAGCTTGGATTCATTAAACTCCCATGGTTTTACAAAGATTTAGCCATTTTGGAGATTTAGTTTGATGGTCTTAATTTTCATTCATTCCGTTGATGTGCATATTTCAGCTACAGTTGATGACTTGCCCGCAACTCATCACCAAATTCATAGCATCTTTTGCTTTTGTACTTATGATAGGACAACAGTTTTTTTCTTGAGGGAAATACATTAGCATCACACTAAAAATCCAATATTTCTTGAACTTGTTTGGTTTAAATTCTTGGTTAGTGTCTTGATATAATGATGTCATGTGTTCCCTGAGCATATACCTTTTGTTTGAACAATAATTATGTTTCTCCAAGGAACATGGTTGTACTTGTGATTGTAATAACATCACAAAGAACATAACATTTGGAATTTCTATGAGAATGAAATTAAACAAAGTCATTTCCTGATGATACAAACAATATCAACAGATATGGTTGTTTTTCCTTCCACCTTCATATTTAACTATTCTGTCAGTGCTTTAATATTATCTTCCAAGCTTCATTTTGGGTGATGGGAGTGATGGCTCTCAAGTTTCAACCAGCTTGCAGTTCCACATGCAGGTGGGTTGCATGTGGAAATGCAGTTTAGGGGGCTCAAGTAGTAACTGCAAACCACATTGCAGTTGCAATTGAGATAACAAATGTAGGCAATTACATGTTTAATTCTAAGCCATCAAGCAGTTCCTTGTTAAATTAATGTTAATTGGTTTGCCAACATAATTTCTTCTTATCCTGGAATATTATGTTTTTTGAAACAAATAGTCTTCTCTAcatcttatgattttttttccgcTAGCAAGGTatttcattccaatcattcatttgaGAACTAGAATGGATGCTAGAAGAAGGTAGTGAAGGTTCTGGAGAATACTGTTTCCAGTTATATGATAAgggtttctgatttttttttttaatctgagaACTCAAAGGAGAATGAATGAGGGGTCTCAGTTTAACCCTTTATATTTGAACCACCATCTTTTTTTTGTAGCTTTTAATGATTTTCAACTCTAGGAAGAGAAGATTGAATGTTCGGACAAGGAGAGTTGGAAGGCCTGAATCCAAGAATCTATATAAGGGCACCCACTTGCTAGCAATTTTATCACTCATTTGGATTGGTTCTTAGTGGTTCCAGTTTCTCACCTCCTTGATTAGATCTTCCTATAAAGATCCTCAAGATCTATCATTTATATGGTCTTCTGCTCTGATATGCTTTGTTGCAAATAGGATAGAGGAAAGAGTGAGGGAGAAAGAATTTAGTTTGATAAAGATATTAATTTTGTCACATGCTAAAGATTATATCTAAAGAATTTTAACatgaattatatgtcaaaagttgCTCTTCTTTCTTAGAAAAATCTAAATGATGAATTCATTATTGAATAACAGCCGCAGCCTTGTACCGATTTTTTATGTTCAAAATCTTGGGATATGGTGTCATTAGATTTGACTTGCAGAGAATAGAGAGACCTTTCTGGCATCTTTGATCACCAAAATTTGATATTTCATGGATGTTATCCTTCCGAGTTTTTCATCTTaggttgtaattttttttttattgtcctgCTAATTGGTCCCTGATTTGATGAACATGAGTGCCTCGAGCATTTGAATGCATCACTTGTTAGCAACCAATGAAATGCTAAGGGTGGTCCTCTTTTAGCAAGAGAAATCTGTTATATTAGCCATCCTAGTGGATGATGGATGTAGATTGACAACCGTACACAAAAAGTACCTGAAAGTGATGATGACAACCCATGGTTATATGTTATCTTTGATTATCAAACGTGATTTCCTGTTTTATATAGCATACTTGACTTGTTTATTTATTAGTTGTAGTTAACAATTGTGCACTTTGCCTGATACATTACACCACAGCTGACTTATTCAGTTTACTTTTCTGCTAATAAATATAACTTTTTGCAAAGCTTTCTAGGCATGGCTATGAACCATCCTATATATTTAATTCTTTGATGAGGGTTTGGATTTAGTGAACAGTTAGAAGCAATCACTGTGATAATCACTAGACCCTTCAACCAGCTGAACCAGGTGGCTGAGACCTTTTGTTGTTTTGGATCAGACTCTTCAACTGAAATTTAACATGATGATTTGTTGTGATGGGTGTCCTTTCTTAGTTTGGTAACCTTTTTAATATTGCTTATCAGCTTAGATGCATCAGAAACTCAGAACAAACGCTTTAAGAACTCATAACATTTTTAGCttttttcagtttgtgaaactttGCTTACCTAGTGCATTTTCAGGTACACTCGGTCCCCATCTCCATACAAGGGCCGCCCTAAATCAAGATCTCAATCTAGGGGTTTATCCCGGTCCAGATCTCGGTCCCCTCGGCCCAGAATCCGAACAAGGTCGCGATCCAGAAGTCGCGGAAGGTTCTTTCTCCTCTTTGATTTGCTAAGTCTATTAATTATtaatttgttaaatatgatgtttgaTTTCTGAGGGGGTTTTTTTTCGTCACTGTTTGAATTATGTGATCTCAGGAATGAAGCAGTCAATCCTGGAAATACTCTTTATGTAACAGGCTTATCATCCAGGGTTACAGAAAGGGAGTTGGAGGATCACTTCTCTAGGGAGGGAAAGGTCGGTTTCTGCTAAATATTTTTTGTATGTGTTTAAGTGGTcctcatgatttttttattttggtaGGTTGTTGGATGTCACCTGGTTGTCGAACCTCGGACACGTGTCTCCCGTGGTTTTGCATTTGTGACCATGGGCGCCGCCGAAGATGCAGACCGTTGTATCAAATATCTCAATCAGTCAATTCTAGAAGGACGGTACATAACAGTGGAGAAGGTACAACTGCTACATTGCTGCACTGATATTTATGTGCAAGGCATATTGCCTTCCTTTCTTTAACTTTGGCATGTTTGCCTGTTCTTTCCTTAACTTGAAGGTGTTTTTGGTTACATTCAGAAGACATTGGGTCAGATATTTTGGCAGCAATCAAAGATGATGAGTTCCACCTTAACTCATACAGCTTGATGAATGGCCAGCCTAACAGTTTTCCATGCATCATCAGATCAACTTAACATAGCAAAAATTTCCAACTAAACAACATCAGCATTCATCTTCAACtctcacaacaacaacaactaatCAACGGGCATTACCAACTCATAGTTGGACTTAATGGTACCTCATTTGTAGCATTCAACTAAGGCTACTTGTCGTGACTTCTTATTTGTGTTTTCCTAGTCTTTAATGCTTAAATAGGTTTTTGACCTACTGATAATTTGACTGTGATATTCTTCTTTCTTTATGTTTATTGCTCTCAGCGACATATATTTCACCATTCTCCTTTTGTGCACATGTAAAAAAGTTACACCATTCCTTGTTTCTTATCAGTCAAGGAGGGGACGCCCACGAACTCCTACTCCTGGAAAGTACCTTGGTGTGATTAGCACGCGAGatagtaagttttttttttttttttccttttccgtCTGGAATTGATAAACTGTAATCTTGACTGGTTACTGCCTTCTGGCAATGAATATTTGGACCTTTTAAAGTATCATTCACACTACTTTGTTATATTTGTTCCCCTGATCTTTGCTTCTGATGCCCCTGGCGCAGGTCACCGAAGTGATCGTGGAAGATACCACGGAGGCTACGGTCGTGATGACTATGGTGGTGGTTATCCTAGATCTCCAAGAAGGTCACCTTATCGTGGTGGCCATGATTATTCAGGGTACTATGATAGTAGGTCTAGAAGAGAGCGATCCAGGTCACCTTACTATGACAGAAGCCCAGAGAGAGCAGCAGCAGGCTATGGGCGTCGTGCAAATGGCTATGCTAGGTAGATTCAGTTATCTGATTTTATTATTGAACCAGGTGGTCAGTTGAGTAGCTAGTTTGCAGTCAAATTAGCTTTGTATGTTTGGTGCGCTGAGTTTTGGACTTTGGACTTCGTATTATGTGCTTTTGCTTCTTGTAGTTTTCTACTCTTAACAACTTAAGACccccttttatttttatttttgttgaagTGTATGTAGAACAAGTTGGTCAACTTGGCCCTCTCTGCTGCTTGTGTAAAACAGAACTATGGTGGTGTTGTGGATGTGCCTGTTTGTGTTTGGGGAGACAATACTGTGCACCATCGACCTACGGAGGGTCGTGCCTGAAGAGTGAAGGTTTTCGTGAAATTTCTTAAAATTCCACTGGAAAAGGTGGAGCAGGTAGACGATTCCAGCGGGCGCACGACAGTCGATTGTCAGAAGCCGTGTTGGTATAATTCGGCCATTCTTCTACTTCTCGGCATTCTGTTTGATCCTTTTTGGCTTAGCCTAAAGTTCCTTTTTAGCTGGTTTCATTTGATCCGAGTCGGTTTGCATCACGGAGCCGACTCAGCCACCGCAAGGACGCAATATGGCGCGAAGGGAGCAACAAGGATGCGGTCAGAAGAGCCACCAACCAGCTACGAAGGTCACATGATCACGTCCGCGGCGATGTCTCCTTCGCCCCCTTTTTGTTCGCTTTGCCACGATTCAACCCACGAAACCGGCATCCGCCCCAGGTCGTCTACGGTAGCTCTCTGCTGACACCAGTTCCCCCAGCAACCACGACGGTAGACGCGAATCtacttacctctctctctctctctctctctctctattcgacTGTGTCGATTGCACGACTCGAACAGCAGAAACCGTGACCTACTTACTTTTCACCGCATAACACAAACCAAAACCCGTAGAGGAGAAGAGCCTGCAGAGTCTCCACTCCTGGCCTTTTCTGGACGTTGTCTCCTTGTGCGTCTCGTAAGAAGGACCACACGACAAAAGAGTTAGGGATGGGAGGACGAAAGAAGGATAaaaattggagagagagagagagagagagcgagggagTAGCGTGCTGGGTGGTATTGCAATGGTTGGTGAGAACAATATTGTGGGCTGGAATTGCACTCCCATGGTTTTGCGCGCGCAGTCACGGTCTTGTCGACGGGAAGCCATCAAGCAGATCCTCCCACGTATTCTGTACCCCAAAAGAGATCTTCCCGGAATCGTGCTACTGCGGAATTCCTCATGCAACCTGCAATGAACTATCAGATCGAAACTGGATACTATCTATCCACTTGATATTATTAAGATCCTGGTGGAAGAGCCACCTCGGATGCTTATCATTAAATATTCCATCTGACAGTGATGCATGTGATGATGGATTACTTGCTGCCGCAAGCTTTGTGATTGCAGCTGGGTTTCCTTCCTCTGCGTTGCGTTTCCGCGTTACTGCAGAATCTGAGCCACCAAAACACCGGTACGACCTTTCCATTCTTTTAGATGAGGTGATGGAAGGATCATGGGAACAAATTAATTATGCCTGACCATGGACTTATGCCGcattattagagagagagagagagagagagagaagacaagACAAGATGCTGGTTTTggctttttttagatttatatacGAACCTGCAGGCGGATCGGTGGCGACGATGATCTCGGCAGAACAGGAAGCAGAATTGATGCAGCTGATTTCGTCTAGTTCAACAACACATGCGTCAACTTTTTCATTGCCAACACTAATTCAGACCCAGTCTCTATTCTTCCTTCTTACATCCCAACTGGAAACTTGCAAGATCACATCGGTTCCATGAGCATTGCAGCAACATAAATAAATGCTCTTCTATGCCTCGAGCAGGAAGGAAGGTGGAGTAAGCTATGATGCTCCAGTGCCCCAGAGGAGACCTTGTTCTTGGTGATTTGCTCATTCCATTCCTACTTCATTGCTGCGAAGCCAAATTCCTTCTAACcttcatttttttaatctttcactTATATTACCTTCCATTTAATCCAAGGATAAATCTCCGAAAACAAGAACAGCTCTCTTTCCTCCAGATTAGGCAGATGAGGGTGCCAAATTCCTGCTCCTATGTTCCATATAAGAATGGACAACGACACCGAAACGAAGAATGAAACAAACACAGTCACCGTAGTTGCACTTGTTTCGATTGCATGAAATGAATGCGTTTGATTCTTAAAGCGGATAAACGTGTGGATTACTCTTCCACTTGTGTTCTACGTGACACCACCACAACCCAAGTAGATTGTTTCCTCTCGCACTTTTCCTTGACTCGATCAGATTAAGCACAAGCAGAGTCTGGCCTTCTCCTCTGTCGACTTGTCCCGAGGCAACAACAATAGGATATGCTCCACATGCACTGCACGTTAGCCACAATAAACGGAAcacgatgaacttgaactttggtcAGTATTGGGTTGCAGCGAGTAGTCCTTTTCTCCTTCCTTCTCCTTCCCATTTCCATGCACTCGATCAAGCAGGACTTCCCTCATCCTCGTGTTTGATGACCACTG of Musa acuminata AAA Group cultivar baxijiao chromosome BXJ1-7, Cavendish_Baxijiao_AAA, whole genome shotgun sequence contains these proteins:
- the LOC135678238 gene encoding serine/arginine-rich splicing factor SR45a-like, yielding MVDSPRRRYTRSPSPYKGRPKSRSQSRGLSRSRSRSPRPRIRTRSRSRSRGRNEAVNPGNTLYVTGLSSRVTERELEDHFSREGKVVGCHLVVEPRTRVSRGFAFVTMGAAEDADRCIKYLNQSILEGRYITVEKSRRGRPRTPTPGKYLGVISTRDSHRSDRGRYHGGYGRDDYGGGYPRSPRRSPYRGGHDYSGYYDSRSRRERSRSPYYDRSPERAAAGYGRRANGYAR